In one Alphaproteobacteria bacterium genomic region, the following are encoded:
- a CDS encoding LysR family transcriptional regulator encodes MSDLGTDEGDRLARQLDWNLLRTFVAIVQEGGITPAANRLLLKQPTVSNALKRLEDRIGKRLIDRGPGHFRITDAGETLYREAIEIYGSISRLTIAVRDIEETVRGHIAIGMASHVIFPPFDESLRDFSARHSQVTYDITVATSAEVVGWVLEKRASFGVCLVHKRHPKLDYFHLYRQHFGFFCGPDHRFFGRTDLTLEDLTGEPSVSFSTDQLHDALRPVALLRASIGLDDTIRAMSPHLEEVRRLIIAGVGIGPLPIHVVERDVRDGLLWQLPPYENPPEIDIFLATNPASRLNRAETQFIEDLTRRVSALPEAARHFP; translated from the coding sequence ATGAGTGATCTCGGAACGGATGAAGGCGACCGGCTCGCCCGGCAACTGGACTGGAACCTGCTGCGCACCTTCGTTGCAATCGTGCAGGAGGGCGGGATCACGCCTGCCGCCAACCGCCTGTTGCTGAAGCAGCCGACCGTCAGCAACGCCCTGAAACGGCTGGAGGATCGGATTGGCAAGCGGCTGATCGATCGGGGCCCGGGTCATTTCAGGATCACCGACGCCGGCGAAACGCTCTATCGTGAAGCCATCGAGATCTATGGCTCGATTTCCCGCCTGACCATCGCCGTGCGGGACATCGAAGAGACCGTTCGGGGGCACATCGCCATCGGCATGGCCAGCCATGTGATCTTCCCGCCCTTCGACGAAAGCCTTCGCGATTTCAGCGCGCGGCATTCCCAGGTCACCTATGACATAACCGTCGCGACCAGTGCGGAAGTAGTGGGATGGGTGCTGGAAAAACGAGCCAGCTTCGGTGTCTGCCTTGTCCACAAACGACACCCCAAGCTGGATTACTTCCATCTGTACAGGCAGCATTTCGGCTTCTTCTGCGGCCCGGATCACCGGTTTTTCGGGCGCACGGACCTCACCCTGGAGGATCTGACCGGCGAGCCCTCGGTTTCATTCAGCACCGACCAGTTGCACGATGCCCTGCGGCCGGTGGCCCTGCTGCGTGCCAGCATCGGCCTTGACGACACGATTCGTGCCATGTCCCCGCATCTGGAGGAAGTTCGCCGCCTGATCATCGCTGGGGTCGGCATCGGGCCGCTGCCGATCCATGTCGTGGAGCGCGACGTGCGGGACGGGCTGTTGTGGCAGTTGCCCCCCTATGAGAATCCGCCGGAAATCGATATCTTTCTGGCGACCAACCCGGCTTCGCGACTGAACCGGGCCGAGACACAGTTCATTGAGGACCTGACCCGGCGCGTGTCGGCCCTTCCCGAGGCAGCCCGACATTTTCCCTAG
- a CDS encoding class I SAM-dependent methyltransferase, translating into MNPDDDRDIDIDETRRFGRTIDFGRTAKEYGRHRAGFPSAFFQALADRGILRPGIHALDIGTGTGTVARGLALVGAHVAAMDPAAHLIDQARTLDAEAGVDIAYTIGSAENLDTKDATLDIVTAGQCWHWFDRPRAAAECFRVIKPGGYLVIAHFDWIPIEGNVVAETEALIRMYNPAWTMHGGTGLYPRWTVDMTLAGFEALETFSFDQSVRYSHADWRGRIQASAGIRASLDEDACRRFDADLAGVLTSQFPHDPMDVPHRCWTVIGRKPDQT; encoded by the coding sequence ATGAATCCGGATGACGACCGCGACATCGATATCGATGAAACCCGTCGGTTTGGCCGGACGATCGATTTCGGCAGAACGGCAAAGGAATATGGGCGGCATCGGGCCGGTTTCCCTTCGGCCTTTTTCCAGGCCCTGGCGGATCGCGGGATATTGCGCCCCGGGATCCATGCCCTGGATATCGGCACAGGCACCGGAACGGTCGCCCGTGGTCTCGCCCTGGTCGGGGCCCATGTCGCCGCCATGGATCCGGCCGCGCATCTGATCGATCAGGCCCGCACACTGGACGCGGAGGCCGGGGTCGATATCGCCTACACGATTGGCAGCGCCGAAAACCTGGACACCAAGGACGCAACGCTAGACATCGTCACGGCCGGTCAGTGCTGGCACTGGTTCGACAGGCCCCGGGCAGCGGCCGAATGCTTTCGCGTGATCAAGCCCGGTGGATATCTGGTCATCGCGCATTTCGACTGGATTCCGATCGAAGGCAATGTCGTCGCGGAGACCGAGGCCCTGATCCGGATGTACAATCCTGCCTGGACAATGCACGGCGGAACCGGCCTCTACCCGCGCTGGACCGTCGACATGACCCTGGCCGGATTTGAGGCGCTGGAGACATTCTCCTTCGATCAAAGCGTCCGCTACAGCCACGCAGACTGGCGAGGGCGCATTCAGGCCAGTGCCGGTATCCGGGCCAGTCTGGACGAAGATGCCTGCCGGAGGTTCGACGCGGACCTCGCCGGGGTGCTGACATCGCAGTTCCCGCATGATCCAATGGATGTGCCGCACCGCTGCTGGACCGTGATCGGGCGGAAACCGGATCAGACCTGA
- a CDS encoding ABC transporter ATP-binding protein: MTEKKKEVLLEIKDLRIEGYSDDKWIEIVHGVDLTLHRGEVMGLIGESGAGKSTIGLAAMGFARDGCRISGGSVEFDGMELTTTPERDRRALRGSRIAYVAQSAAASFNPAHRLIDQHTETPTHYRIMKRMESQEDAMQLYERLRLPNPQEIGFRYPHQVSGGQLQRAMTAMAMSCRPDLIIFDEPTTALDVTTQIEVLLAIRDIVEQFNTAAIYITHDLAVVAQMADTIKVLLKGNEVEESDTRSMLANPKEDYTKSLWAVRSFKREQKSRPAGDVAPVVSVQNVDAAYGKTKVLDDVSFDIHAGMTVAVVGESGSGKSTTARCITGLLPPTKGKIMFKGEELPASYKDRSKEQLRQAQMIYQMADTALNPKVRICDIIGRPAQFYSGLKGGELKSRIDSLLDMIELEPSKYYYRYPTELSGGQKQRIGIARALAANPTFIICDEVTSALDQLVAEGILKLLDRLQKELNLAYMFITHDLATVRSIADEVVVMKQGQVVEQGPKNEMFTPPHHPYTDLLLSSVPEMDPDWLTRVVDERGVDNIGENADRS, translated from the coding sequence ATGACTGAGAAGAAGAAAGAGGTCCTGCTGGAGATCAAGGATCTGCGAATCGAAGGGTATTCGGACGACAAGTGGATCGAGATTGTCCACGGCGTCGACCTGACCCTTCATCGCGGTGAAGTCATGGGCCTGATCGGGGAGTCCGGGGCGGGTAAATCCACCATCGGGCTCGCCGCCATGGGGTTTGCCCGGGACGGCTGCCGGATTTCCGGCGGGTCGGTCGAATTCGACGGCATGGAACTGACGACGACGCCGGAACGGGATCGGCGGGCCCTGCGCGGTTCGCGCATCGCCTATGTCGCCCAGTCGGCTGCCGCATCGTTCAACCCGGCGCACCGGCTGATCGACCAGCACACGGAAACGCCGACCCACTACCGCATCATGAAGCGGATGGAGAGCCAGGAAGACGCGATGCAGCTGTATGAGCGGCTGCGTCTTCCCAACCCTCAGGAAATCGGATTCCGGTATCCGCACCAGGTGTCCGGCGGTCAGCTTCAGAGGGCCATGACGGCCATGGCAATGTCCTGCCGTCCCGATCTGATCATCTTCGACGAGCCGACAACCGCGCTCGACGTGACGACGCAGATCGAGGTCCTGCTGGCCATTCGCGATATCGTTGAACAGTTCAACACCGCGGCGATCTACATCACCCACGATCTCGCGGTCGTGGCGCAGATGGCGGATACGATCAAGGTGCTGCTGAAGGGCAACGAGGTCGAGGAATCCGACACGCGTTCGATGCTGGCCAACCCGAAGGAGGACTATACCAAGTCCCTCTGGGCGGTGCGCAGCTTCAAGCGGGAACAGAAAAGCCGCCCGGCGGGTGACGTCGCACCGGTGGTCTCGGTCCAGAATGTCGATGCGGCCTACGGCAAGACGAAGGTCCTGGACGACGTGTCCTTCGACATCCATGCCGGGATGACGGTCGCGGTCGTCGGCGAGTCCGGTTCCGGCAAATCGACGACGGCCCGGTGCATCACCGGTTTGCTGCCACCGACCAAGGGAAAGATCATGTTCAAGGGCGAGGAATTGCCCGCGAGCTACAAGGATCGCAGCAAGGAGCAGCTCCGCCAGGCCCAGATGATCTATCAGATGGCTGACACGGCGTTGAATCCGAAGGTCAGGATCTGCGATATCATCGGTCGTCCGGCACAGTTCTACAGTGGTCTGAAGGGCGGTGAGTTGAAGAGCCGTATCGACTCCCTTCTGGACATGATCGAACTGGAGCCGTCGAAATACTATTACCGATATCCGACGGAACTTTCAGGGGGGCAGAAACAGCGTATCGGCATTGCGCGCGCGCTGGCGGCCAACCCGACCTTCATCATTTGCGACGAGGTCACGAGTGCCCTCGACCAGCTGGTGGCGGAAGGGATCCTGAAGCTGCTGGACCGGCTGCAGAAGGAGTTGAACCTAGCCTACATGTTCATCACCCACGATCTGGCGACGGTTCGATCCATCGCTGACGAAGTTGTCGTGATGAAACAGGGGCAGGTCGTGGAGCAGGGCCCGAAGAACGAAATGTTCACCCCGCCGCATCACCCGTACACGGATCTGCTGCTGTCCTCGGTTCCGGAGATGGATCCGGACTGGTTGACGCGTGTCGTTGACGAACGGGGCGTGGACAATATCGGCGAGAATGCCGACCGGTCCTGA
- a CDS encoding ABC transporter permease — protein MNYFVIGYYALLIGASCLAAFYGKKSVFMLLFSLTLASFIVGIIGGESWLWNITLAAGALALAGGTAYAFREFLVIITPYETAKELAKAPLTAAFGLFVIMTYTIAGVFAPIIAPFGEAEVISQSFAPPDETMLLGADQLGRDLFSRLVYGARNTVGLALAATLLAFLLGAIAGLLAATKGGWFDQAMGRLADVIMSIPSLIFSLLMLSIFSAYMSTTYLLILVVAIIYAPRVFRLTRAVAGNIVVMDYIEAARLRGEGMWYLIRKEILPNSTAPLIAEFGLEFCFVFLLIAGLSFLGLGIQPPTADWGSMVRENATLISFGEITPLIPAAAIALLTVAVNFVVDWMLYRSSGLKEQ, from the coding sequence ATGAACTACTTCGTAATCGGATATTATGCACTGTTGATCGGTGCGTCGTGTCTCGCAGCTTTCTACGGCAAGAAAAGCGTCTTCATGCTGCTTTTCTCCCTGACGCTGGCATCCTTCATCGTAGGGATTATCGGCGGGGAGTCCTGGCTCTGGAACATCACGCTTGCCGCCGGGGCGCTCGCGCTTGCCGGCGGGACGGCCTATGCCTTCCGGGAATTTCTGGTGATCATCACGCCGTATGAGACCGCGAAGGAACTGGCCAAGGCACCGCTGACGGCGGCATTCGGCCTGTTCGTGATCATGACCTATACGATCGCGGGCGTCTTTGCCCCGATCATTGCCCCCTTCGGTGAGGCGGAGGTCATCTCACAATCCTTCGCACCGCCCGACGAGACCATGCTGCTGGGGGCGGATCAGCTTGGCCGTGACCTGTTCAGCCGCCTCGTTTACGGCGCGCGGAACACGGTGGGGCTGGCGCTGGCCGCGACATTGCTGGCATTCCTGCTGGGGGCGATCGCCGGCCTGTTGGCGGCGACGAAGGGGGGCTGGTTCGATCAGGCGATGGGCCGCCTGGCTGACGTGATCATGTCCATTCCATCGCTGATCTTCTCGCTGCTGATGCTGTCGATCTTCAGCGCCTATATGAGCACGACCTATCTGTTGATCCTGGTTGTGGCCATCATCTATGCGCCGCGCGTCTTCCGCCTCACCCGGGCGGTTGCGGGCAACATCGTGGTGATGGATTACATAGAGGCCGCACGTCTGCGCGGCGAGGGCATGTGGTACCTGATCCGAAAGGAGATCCTGCCGAACTCAACCGCGCCGCTGATCGCGGAATTCGGCCTGGAGTTCTGCTTTGTCTTCCTGCTGATCGCCGGCCTGTCCTTCCTGGGGCTGGGCATCCAGCCGCCCACGGCGGATTGGGGTTCCATGGTGCGTGAGAACGCGACGCTCATCTCGTTCGGGGAGATCACACCGCTGATCCCGGCTGCGGCGATCGCCCTGCTGACGGTTGCCGTGAACTTCGTCGTCGACTGGATGCTGTACCGGTCGTCCGGCCTGAAGGAGCAATGA
- a CDS encoding ABC transporter permease translates to MGDVLDIVVKRLGLGALTLLVISIIIFGMVELLPGDVAQAILGQGATAENLAALRARLGLGDPAYIRYFEWLGGALTGDFGHSAVTGTPVGEAIGPRFANTLFLACYAAVIAVPLAIALGVAVALLRNSIFDRVANVATLTSISSPEFFLGYILILYLSVKTGYFPAIAKLSNDMTFLDLLHRTFLPALTMVLVVTAHMMRMTRAAIINLLASPYIEMARVKGMPAWKVIVKHALPNAWAPIINVIALNLAYLITGVVLVEVVFVYPGIGQLLVDSVTKRDFPIVQACCLIFAATFILLNLAADVLAILTNPRLRHRK, encoded by the coding sequence ATGGGTGATGTACTTGACATTGTCGTCAAGCGCCTGGGGTTGGGGGCGCTTACGCTTCTAGTAATCTCCATCATAATCTTCGGCATGGTGGAATTGCTGCCGGGCGATGTCGCACAGGCCATTCTGGGCCAGGGGGCGACCGCAGAGAACCTTGCCGCATTGCGCGCAAGACTGGGATTGGGAGATCCGGCGTATATCCGGTATTTCGAATGGCTCGGCGGTGCGCTGACGGGCGATTTCGGTCATTCCGCCGTAACCGGCACTCCGGTCGGGGAGGCGATTGGACCGCGCTTCGCGAATACGCTGTTCCTGGCCTGCTACGCCGCGGTCATCGCAGTACCGCTTGCGATCGCCTTGGGGGTCGCCGTCGCGCTGTTGCGCAACTCGATCTTCGACCGGGTCGCAAACGTGGCGACGCTGACGTCGATTTCTTCTCCGGAATTCTTCCTGGGCTACATCCTGATCCTCTATCTGTCGGTCAAGACGGGGTACTTCCCGGCGATTGCGAAGCTCAGCAACGACATGACATTCCTGGATCTGTTGCACCGGACCTTCCTGCCGGCATTGACCATGGTGCTGGTTGTCACGGCGCACATGATGCGCATGACCCGGGCGGCAATCATCAACCTGCTGGCCAGTCCGTATATTGAAATGGCCCGCGTGAAGGGGATGCCGGCCTGGAAAGTCATCGTCAAACACGCCCTGCCCAACGCCTGGGCCCCGATCATCAACGTGATCGCGCTGAACCTCGCCTACCTGATCACCGGGGTGGTGCTGGTTGAGGTCGTGTTCGTCTATCCGGGCATCGGTCAGTTGCTGGTCGACAGTGTGACCAAGCGCGACTTCCCGATTGTCCAGGCGTGCTGTCTGATTTTTGCCGCAACGTTCATCCTGCTGAACCTGGCGGCCGACGTGCTCGCGATTCTGACGAATCCGCGTCTGCGTCACAGGAAGTGA
- a CDS encoding ABC transporter substrate-binding protein produces MSGNKSTDLIDRMAEEARRGRLSRRDFMQFAVAAGVAASTASGLWTSKVAQAAPQKGGTFRLGTHDGNTSDSHDPGTYLSFSMIQLAHTYRSYLTQINPDNSLGGDIAESWSATPDAKNWTFEIVKGASFHSGKPVTADDVIASLNHHRGEDSTSAATALLKDVEDITKDGDHTITIKLSTGNADLPWLMTDYHLAICPDDGTGKIDWQSGDGTGPYKIVNHEFGVGTTLERHEGWHLEGAYFDAVEMTVLNDPNARQTALVTGQVDAITQLELKTLALLQRDPNIEIDNVPSAAAITMPMHCDQAPFNDVNVRNALKLAMNREEIVQKIAFGTAIPGNDFHVAPSMPYHPDDIPQRTYDPDQAKSLLKKAGAEGLTVNLSVADSVYSGAVDLCVLYAEHAKAAGININVVREPNDGYYSDVWLKKPFCMVQWGARPTPDVMFSLAYKDDAAWNESRWQNERFNELLRAAKAELDQQKRAEQYREMCQLARDDGGTIVPMFTNFVYARRKNVKHGENLAASWQVDGARGCSRWWFEG; encoded by the coding sequence ATGTCTGGTAACAAGAGCACCGATCTGATCGACCGTATGGCGGAGGAAGCCCGGCGCGGACGACTGTCCCGTCGCGACTTCATGCAGTTCGCCGTCGCGGCTGGGGTCGCGGCCTCCACGGCGTCCGGTCTCTGGACGTCCAAGGTTGCGCAGGCGGCACCGCAGAAGGGCGGAACCTTCCGTCTTGGCACGCATGACGGCAACACCTCGGATTCGCACGATCCGGGAACGTATCTCAGCTTCTCGATGATTCAGCTCGCGCATACCTATCGCAGCTATCTGACCCAGATCAATCCGGACAACAGCCTCGGCGGCGACATCGCCGAATCCTGGTCCGCCACGCCGGATGCCAAGAACTGGACCTTCGAGATCGTCAAGGGCGCGTCCTTCCACAGCGGCAAGCCCGTGACGGCGGACGACGTCATTGCATCCCTGAACCACCACCGTGGCGAAGACAGCACGTCGGCCGCGACGGCGCTCCTCAAGGATGTCGAGGACATCACCAAGGACGGCGATCACACGATTACGATCAAGCTGTCGACAGGCAATGCCGACCTGCCTTGGCTGATGACCGATTACCACCTGGCAATCTGCCCAGATGACGGCACCGGCAAGATCGACTGGCAGTCCGGCGACGGTACCGGTCCGTACAAGATCGTGAATCATGAGTTCGGTGTCGGCACCACGCTGGAGCGCCATGAAGGTTGGCACCTGGAAGGCGCCTATTTTGACGCCGTCGAGATGACTGTTCTGAACGACCCGAACGCCCGTCAGACGGCACTGGTCACCGGTCAGGTCGACGCGATCACCCAGCTGGAGCTGAAGACGCTGGCGTTGCTGCAACGGGACCCGAATATCGAAATCGACAACGTGCCCAGCGCCGCGGCGATCACCATGCCGATGCATTGCGATCAGGCGCCGTTCAACGACGTCAATGTCCGCAATGCCCTCAAGCTGGCGATGAACCGCGAGGAGATCGTCCAGAAGATCGCGTTCGGCACGGCCATTCCGGGCAACGACTTCCACGTCGCGCCCAGCATGCCCTACCACCCGGACGACATTCCGCAGCGGACCTACGATCCGGATCAGGCGAAGTCGCTGTTGAAAAAGGCCGGTGCGGAAGGCCTGACCGTCAACCTGTCGGTGGCGGACAGCGTCTATTCCGGCGCGGTCGACCTCTGCGTCCTCTACGCGGAACATGCGAAGGCGGCCGGTATCAACATCAATGTCGTGCGCGAGCCGAACGACGGTTACTATTCCGACGTCTGGCTGAAGAAGCCGTTCTGCATGGTGCAGTGGGGCGCGCGCCCGACGCCGGATGTGATGTTCAGCCTGGCCTACAAGGATGACGCGGCGTGGAACGAAAGCCGCTGGCAGAATGAGCGGTTCAACGAACTGCTTCGCGCGGCGAAGGCTGAACTGGACCAGCAGAAGCGCGCTGAGCAATATCGCGAAATGTGCCAGCTGGCACGCGATGACGGCGGCACGATCGTTCCGATGTTCACGAACTTCGTCTATGCCCGTCGCAAGAACGTCAAGCACGGCGAGAACCTCGCCGCGAGCTGGCAGGTCGACGGCGCCCGCGGTTGCAGCCGCTGGTGGTTCGAAGGCTAA